The Anopheles gambiae chromosome 2, idAnoGambNW_F1_1, whole genome shotgun sequence genomic sequence CAGGCGATGTGTtcgatgttttgttgttggtgtgctgTGCCGGCTGCCGCTTTGGAGGCGGGAAAATGTATGTTGCCTTACCttgttgtgttgctgtgtgcgcAAACAAGCCGCTGCACGTTCGCCTGCTggacatacacgcacacatacacgcacgcgcGGCAGCTCAAACATTCGAAAGTGAAAGCGTAATGTTCTTTGCgtggggggaagggggagtTGATTTCTGGGAAGAACGAAGTCGGATTTGGAAAAAGGCGGGAAAACGTTCCCGAATATCATGCTAAAGGGCGGTTGTGATTGaattggaaaattgaaataattttccaCGAGGCTCATAATTTCTCGGAAAAGCGAAATCAATAAGAAGATTATTTCTAGGGAAAACGATCGCCTTAGCTCTGTCAGCCTTAGCTTGCCCTTCACTTGCACACAAAAGCGTGTGCATTGAGCGTAAACTAGAACTATTATTTCTGGAATTCTTTTGGTACGCCGGCGAGAGATGTGTGCGATGACACCATGTGTGTAACATAAGCTGGGTCGTATTGTTCTCTGTTCGCGCGCGTGGACTGAATGTGTGTTCTCATATTAATTTTCCTGTTCTCGCTGTCCATTTGCAGACAAAGCGCACACCGAAGAGGAAAGCGGTGGAAGCGTTTCAAAAGGAAAGCGAAGAGCTGCTGAAATCACTCGGCGTTTCGGTCGATCTCGAGGATGGACGGCGCCGCACACGATCCAGTGCACGCGGAGCAACGCCAACGACAGCAGCAGTCACTGCAACGCCACCGTCCAAGCGAGCACGCGGCGCATCGACCACACCGAAGCGCACCGAAAAGTcggcagaagcagaagcaacaCCTAGCAAGCAGCAGTCTCCGAGCTCGAAATCGTCCACCCCGAAGAAGCGTGCGATCCAGGCCGAACCAAGGAAGCTGGTAGTGCTGGTAGACTCGGAACTGCCCAAGGAGTACACCCGCGAAAGGATGGCGGCAAAGACGGAGAAAAtggacaccaccaccactgccacgGAGGCTGTAGCTAAGTCGGATAGTGTGGAGATGAagaaggagcaggaggaggaggagaagaaggcaGCTACTACCGAACCAGCGGAGAAGGTAGAAGAGAAGAAGGAGGAATTGGCGACTAGTACGGAAGAGAAGCAAGATGAAGTTGAAGAAACCAAGGAAACTCCCGACACTGAGAATAAAGAGGAAGCAAAGGAGGAGGataaagaaaggaaggaagaggaggaggtgACTGTGGCGAAGGATGCGGATGCTGCCGCCCCAGCAAGCGATGCACCAGCGAAGGAAGAAACGTCCCAAGACAAACCACCGGCTGAAGAAAAGGCTATGGAAGTTGATACTCAGGACGGAGGTAAAGCTGCGGAGGCGGTAAACGACACGCACCCAAAGACGGAAAGCGCGGCGGAAGCACAATCTAACGAGAAGGAAACAAAGGATGTAGTAATGGAGGATGTGTCGGTGCAGGAAGTGGGGAAAGTTTCAGAGAAGGAAGTGGAGAAAGTGGTAGAAAAGGAAGTGGAGAAGGAACAAGAGAAGGTGACCGAGAAGGAACAAGAGAAGGTGGTAGAAAAGGAGGTAGAGAAGGAGGTCGAGAAGGATGCCGAGAAAGAGGCACAGAAGGTTGAGATTGAAAGTAATGGAAGTGTAGTCGACGCTACCGTTGATACTACAACTCCCAAGAAGGAAGTTAGCGagccagcagctgctgctactgctggtggAGTAAATTCGGCTGAATCGGCAAACCATGAAAATGCAAAGGAAAGCACACCGAAGAAGGCGTCTGACGATGAGGTGACAGAAACTGTCGATGCGTCGAAGGCGCCCGCTGAATCGAACGAGAAAGTGACAAACCCTGAGCCAAAGGTGAATGAGGATGTCGCCGCTCCTGCCATCGGCCCGGATACAGAGCAGAAGCAAACGGAGACGAAGGATGTGACGGCGAACAA encodes the following:
- the LOC1273348 gene encoding uncharacterized protein LOC1273348 isoform X2, with translation MFRLNVEEETKRTPKRKAVEAFQKESEELLKSLGVSVDLEDGRRRTRSSARGATPTTAAVTATPPSKRARGASTTPKRTEKSAEAEATPSKQQSPSSKSSTPKKRAIQAEPRKLVVLVDSELPKEYTRERMAAKTEKMDTTTTATEAVAKSDSVEMKKEQEEEEKKAATTEPAEKVEEKKEELATSTEEKQDEVEETKETPDTENKEEAKEEDKERKEEEEVTVAKDADAAAPASDAPAKEETSQDKPPAEEKAMEVDTQDGGKAAEAVNDTHPKTESAAEAQSNEKETKDVVMEDVSVQEVGKVSEKEVEKVVEKEVEKEQEKVTEKEQEKVVEKEVEKEVEKDAEKEAQKVEIESNGSVVDATVDTTTPKKEVSEPAAAATAGGVNSAESANHENAKESTPKKASDDEVTETVDASKAPAESNEKVTNPEPKVNEDVAAPAIGPDTEQKQTETKDVTANNITTKDVDVEKVKASNEPVIEKDGVVASN
- the LOC1273348 gene encoding general transcriptional corepressor trfA isoform X1 — protein: MSESKAAENAKPMEVEADAPSDMKSPTKRTPKRKAVEAFQKESEELLKSLGVSVDLEDGRRRTRSSARGATPTTAAVTATPPSKRARGASTTPKRTEKSAEAEATPSKQQSPSSKSSTPKKRAIQAEPRKLVVLVDSELPKEYTRERMAAKTEKMDTTTTATEAVAKSDSVEMKKEQEEEEKKAATTEPAEKVEEKKEELATSTEEKQDEVEETKETPDTENKEEAKEEDKERKEEEEVTVAKDADAAAPASDAPAKEETSQDKPPAEEKAMEVDTQDGGKAAEAVNDTHPKTESAAEAQSNEKETKDVVMEDVSVQEVGKVSEKEVEKVVEKEVEKEQEKVTEKEQEKVVEKEVEKEVEKDAEKEAQKVEIESNGSVVDATVDTTTPKKEVSEPAAAATAGGVNSAESANHENAKESTPKKASDDEVTETVDASKAPAESNEKVTNPEPKVNEDVAAPAIGPDTEQKQTETKDVTANNITTKDVDVEKVKASNEPVIEKDGVVASN